The Syngnathus scovelli strain Florida chromosome 7, RoL_Ssco_1.2, whole genome shotgun sequence DNA window CAGCGGCCATTCTGTTTTATCCGTTACAGCCAAGTTGACTGTAGCTGGAAAGTATTTGCTCTACAAAAGCAAAGCTTTCAAGGAAATCTTCTTCTGAGATTCCAAACTTTGTGTACTGATGGATGTAGGCCctgcaacaaaaaaataacacaataacttccacaaaaaaacatgacaagaaTGGTCATACACTGATATTTGATActctacaatattttttttaatctaaccaTATGAAGAACAACTAATGTGGTTAAACCCACCTTGCAGCAAACATACTCCAAGCTTTTCTCACTATGTTGTCCAATGGTTCGATCAGAGCTTGACTGTTGCTGACCAACGTAGCCGTTTTTTCGTACTTATTAAATGACACTGGACATTTCCAAACGTTGAAAGCGTCTTTCGGCGAGAGCCACGAGCTGTAAAGGGCTGCATCGGCAAAGTTACCTAGTGTCGTGGAGTTTAGGTTCACGTTAGTACTTTGAACAAAGGTGTGAAATGTGTACATGTTGAACTGATCTGTCCAACCTGTCTCTGCACTGAACACGTCTTTGCCTCTCAGTATGAGCAGATTGGCCAAGGAAGTGTTGACACTGGATCCAGTCCGAATCCTGTTCCGCTCTGAGACAGCCAATGGACGTACCTGCCAGTCTATACCTGTCAACGTATTATATCATATAAGCTTCTGACAGATGTGTTAACAATGTTAACAATAATGCTAAAATGGCAAATGTTTTTTGTAGGATTGTGACACTCCAGTTGCAAAGTCCTCACAGATGAGCTACTGCTGCTCCAATCACTACAATAACTTTTTCAATTCATTTATTCAGGAGTTTACATATTTTTGAGTGACGAGTCTCATTTGCAAAATTCATAGGACTGTTTTTCCATCTaacaaattgttaaaagaaacttAATAAATTGAGTTGGGCTGTATTCATATTGAGCATGTAAATTCATGAACATGAAATCCTGTTGCGACCCCCCCGAAACAATTCATGCATTTTACAGACTGGACTCTCAATTAGCCTTGAGAATTAACAGAACCCTTTTTTGGCTACACTTGCCTTCCTCCATCTTGGTGTTGGAGATGAGCATCTGGCGCAGGTGTTTGATCAGAGCTGGCCATCTGAAATTGGTGAATGCGATGGAGGAACTCGGCATCTGTGGTATGGTGCTCACACTGAGCAGCTTGTACTCTGGGTGGCACGCGAGGGCGCTCACAAGTTCACCTGAGGGCAAAGCAGAGATCAACTACTGTATGAATAAAGATCTTCAACTCACTTCATCACAGTTCCATGGCACCGAGATGTGTGAGTTCACTGTCATGTGTTAAGtcttggaaatgcaaatcaatcATGCAGTGTGTCTCTCACCAAGAGGATTCCTGCTGTAGACTCCGTTGGAGTCAGCAGTGAGCACAGGCTGAAGGATGGTGCCCAGCTGATGAGCGATCACCATGTTGATATCAGCAATGGAGATGTCTTTAATATGGAGCAGCTGACTGCAAATCCTGTGCACCGTGTCATTCTCGTGCACCAGGAGACCATCCGACAGCTGGTAGAGGTGACCCAGTGTCAATACCGAGTTGTAGTTCTGGACAATCACCTGAAAGCCACACAGTGGTTATTCCTTTTTAACAGCACATCTTCATACCAAGTCTTCATACCTCGCCTGTGCCGTACGGCCAGGTTAGGTGGTTGACAATGAAGGATTTGGGGTAGACGTCCCGCAGACATTGAGTGACGTAGGTGCCCACTCCAGAACCCGTCCCACCCGCCACACTCATCATGGCCAAGAAACCACGCAGTCCATCACAGCGCTCCGCCTCACGCCGCAAGATATTTTCCATCGCTTCTCTGTGACGTGGGCCCTGGATGTAAAACCTGGAGGCAAGTTTTGAGCTAGTCATGCAGAATATTACTGAggatttgtttttatatttaagaGTACATGACTAAAAAtatatatgcatttattttttacaatttaaaaaaacaatcacagctGCAAGAAATGTCCTAATTCAATTACAATTGATATTTAAACAGTCCTCTTCATTATGCGGAGTTGTCAATTatgtttggaatgtgggaggaaagcaGAAAAGCCATTGTTCGGATTCAAAACCTAGTTATGCTAGGACACTATGCAGCCTGTGCCCAtacccacctttttttttctaataaaaAATATACTAGTTAACTAGTTGTAATTTACAATTACACTTTTGACATAAATCATAAAACGTGGCCAATTCACCCGTTGGCCCAGTTGTTCCCACTCCCCTGCCACTGGTTGAAGCTTGATGCATCGTCATACTTCCACTTGCCAGATTTGGCAGTCTTGCTGAAATTCTGATTGATGACCTTTGGCTCCATGTCAATCAGCACTGCCCTGGCAACAAGATCTAAATCAAAGATGGAAATAAAAAAGTATCAATCTGTGGTTGTTGTCACAAATAATATACAGTATTTAAAATGCAATATTTGAAACTACAAATCCCCTTGAAAATAATCCTGCTGTAGCTTGACACTATTCTAGCCTTCTCTGCCACTGTCATGCACTCCCGGAGTTATTCTTCCGGGACCCTCCGCATCTACTTTCGGGTTGTGACATCACGTGTGTCTTGCGACTTTTCTGACACAAACAAACATGATTCGACGGTTTGCAACATTGCTTGTTTTGAAAAACGTAACAGTACAACTATCAAGGGAAAGTGGGTAAAAGTCGATATAAAATGACACGCAATAGGAGACGTGTTACCTGCATCCTCGGTTTGGTAGAAAAAGCGTTCACAGCTGGCAGTAGCGTATGTTTTCTTCTGGCATGCTTGAACGTCATTGTAAAGGGTATCAAACAACTCCAGACCTACTTGATTGCCGCACTGACCCAACTGAACCGTAACCACTGACATCCTTTTTTCAATATAAGATGCCTATTTTTACATGGAGGCAATTGGCTACTGATAACAACTACAGTTGGTCATGTTTAGATTTGGAAGCGAACCCGGAGATGTGTTTCACGGTTGCCGCCACTGCGACAGCGGAATTTCCGTCACGAAAAAGTTGTACTTTCAAACTAAATGCAAAGTAGGTCAATCAAAGACGCGATccataattgtactaagttcattttgtttttccttatttaatcacttcactggtttcttttatatcaaacaaattgttttaggttattcacctgacatgtttcggcggtttcttccgccttcatcagtgtcacagatgtgatggtgacgcgtctttatcagctgatggatgaaggcgcggctcacctgtcagatttgacaggtgagccacgccctctgctgtccattcacctctccagaatgctgttccaggtttgagagagcatataggctccctcatccctgttgatggttctcgggccccgcttgcggatctcgatagcctccctgatccaacgctgatgtttattttcttcagtgcggatgactctggccttctcccagtccatgatgtggttttctcttttgcagtgatcggttatggctgacttgtagtgctcctgttctgcttgtagttttattgctcttgtttgtcttgttgccgtctccttctcacactccttcttgtgttctatttttcttgtgatgaagtttctccctgtctctccaatgtatgatttattgcatgatttgcatggaatttcgtatatggaattgcatttgttatccgggttgactttgtcttttgggtggaccagtatttgacggagtgttgtatgtggtttgataggtgtggttatgttgtgtttattcatggctcttttgatgcgttccgtaattcctctcacatacggcaaaatcaccattccgctgggttcttgtttccgtgtttgtttctttcttttcccctgtgttttgtatcctttgttttttacctgttctgcacctttggttattgcccattgtggatactgacattttttaagtgcctgttgtatgtattgttcttcctgtgctacgtcctccggatccgtgattattgttgtgcgttcgtatagtgttctgacaactgacagtttatgtatagtgggatgttctgatgtccagaggaggtattggtcggtgtgtgtgggttttctgtgtacttttatttttatgtctccgttgtctgtatggtgtatgttgatgtctagaaaggctatggcttggtctgtttcttcttcatgggtgaatttaatgttcagcgttggatcagggaggctatcgagatccgcaagcggggcccgagaaccatcaacagggatgagggagcctatatgctctctcaaacctggaacagcattctggagaggtgaatggacagcagagggcgtggctcacctgtcaaatctgacaggtgagccgcgccttcatccatcagctgataaagacgcgtcaccatcacatctgtgacactctgatgaaggcggaagaaaccgccgaaacatgtcaggtgaataacctaaaacaatttgtttgatataaaagaaaccagtgaagtgattaaagacGCGATCCATTTGAGAAATTCAGCCTTTACAAAGATTTTATTCATTTGGTGAGAGAAATGAAATCATTTAAAGTATTTATTAACGCTTGCAAGTGATACACATACAGCAGTCTGTGATACAATCTTTGGGGGGGAGACATGCACAAAGCAGTAAGTATAAAATTATTAAATCGTTGCATACTTTTACATTTCATCATTATAATCATCATCATAGAGCTGCTATGTACTTGTATACAAAAATAGTTCTGCATAAAGATTTAATTTGAGGAAAATAAGATCATATTTTTTCTAGGGGGTGTAATATTACGTGAATAAATTTAATATCTTAATCTAGGAAATAGACTAATTTCTTCTTGCTAAATATaagattttcttttcttgtaaGAATAAATCTCCCTTTTTTACTTTGGCCTTGGAGTATATTTTCAAACTACAAGCGCGATCATTTACGGGTACATTCAtatgcacaataaaaaaaataattccgaTGTGTAGCCACCACGTTTAGATCGTAAACAAATAATTTAGGTCGGCGAGGCGGGGACTTTTGACTCAGAGTTCATTGTTTTgtgacaaaatgaaaacaaacaaacaaaaagaacgAAAAAAAGGTTACCGCCCACCGCCCCTTTGGTTGTGCACAGCACTGCGCATGCTCGGTGTAGTAGccggtcatggcggcggtgtgtGTTTGTCCATGAGGTGGGGGACGTAATTCTTGCGGTCTGTGACAGAGCGAACCGAAGCGCTGCCATGGCCGGAGTGTTTGACATTGATTTGGACCAGCCGGAGCAAAATGTCTCCGATGATGAGACTGACGAGGTACTTTAAAGCTTCTGAGCGG harbors:
- the tubd1 gene encoding tubulin delta chain isoform X2; translated protein: MSVVTVQLGQCGNQVGLELFDTLYNDVQACQKKTYATASCERFFYQTEDADLVARAVLIDMEPKVINQNFSKTAKSGKWKFYIQGPRHREAMENILRREAERCDGLRGFLAMMSVAGGTGSGVGTYVTQCLRDVYPKSFIVNHLTWPYGTGEVIVQNYNSVLTLGHLYQLSDGLLVHENDTVHRICSQLLHIKDISIADINMVIAHQLGTILQPVLTADSNGVYSRNPLGELVSALACHPEYKLLSVSTIPQMPSSSIAFTNFRWPALIKHLRQMLISNTKMEEGIDWQVRPLAVSERNRIRTGSSVNTSLANLLILRGKDVFSAETGNFADAALYSSWLSPKDAFNVWKCPVSFNKYEKTATLVSNSQALIEPLDNIVRKAWSMFAARAYIHQYTKFGISEEDFLESFAFVEQILSSYSQLGCNG
- the tubd1 gene encoding tubulin delta chain isoform X1, whose translation is MSVVTVQLGQCGNQVGLELFDTLYNDVQACQKKTYATASCERFFYQTEDADLVARAVLIDMEPKVINQNFSKTAKSGKWKYDDASSFNQWQGSGNNWANGFYIQGPRHREAMENILRREAERCDGLRGFLAMMSVAGGTGSGVGTYVTQCLRDVYPKSFIVNHLTWPYGTGEVIVQNYNSVLTLGHLYQLSDGLLVHENDTVHRICSQLLHIKDISIADINMVIAHQLGTILQPVLTADSNGVYSRNPLGELVSALACHPEYKLLSVSTIPQMPSSSIAFTNFRWPALIKHLRQMLISNTKMEEGIDWQVRPLAVSERNRIRTGSSVNTSLANLLILRGKDVFSAETGNFADAALYSSWLSPKDAFNVWKCPVSFNKYEKTATLVSNSQALIEPLDNIVRKAWSMFAARAYIHQYTKFGISEEDFLESFAFVEQILSSYSQLGCNG